Proteins encoded by one window of Rutidosis leptorrhynchoides isolate AG116_Rl617_1_P2 chromosome 7, CSIRO_AGI_Rlap_v1, whole genome shotgun sequence:
- the LOC139859688 gene encoding uncharacterized mitochondrial protein AtMg00820-like, giving the protein MRTRSKDGIFKPRHFADLSHLKSSSLHKALFASHEPKGFKSTAKDPKWFDAMCEEMKALQQNQTWDLVPRPVNFNIVGSKWIFRTKFLADGSIEKYKAILVAQGFTQVPGIDYSSTFSPVVKAFTIRVILSLAVLNKWTLH; this is encoded by the coding sequence ATGCGGACTCGTTCAAAAGATGGTATTTTTAAGCCGAGACATTTCGCAGATCTTTCTCATCTTAAGTCATCCTCACTACATAAGGCTCTTTTTGCCTCGCATGAGCCGAAAGGGTTCAAATCCACTGCCAAGGACCCCAAATGGTTTGATGCTATGTGTGAGGAAATGAAAGCATTACAACAAAATCAGACTTGGGATTTAGTTCCACGGCCTGTTAATTTCAACATTGTTGGTTCTAAGTGGATTTTTCGTACCAAGTTTCTTGCCGATGGATCCATAGAAAAATATAAAGCAATCTTAGTTGCCCAAGGATTCACTCAAGTACCGGGTATCGATTATTCTTCTACCTTCAGTCCCGTTGTTAAAGCTTTTACTATTCGAGTTATACTTTCTTTAGCCGTTTTGAATAAATGGACTCTTCATTAA